One genomic window of Solanum stenotomum isolate F172 chromosome 9, ASM1918654v1, whole genome shotgun sequence includes the following:
- the LOC125876191 gene encoding alpha/beta hydrolase domain-containing protein WAV2 isoform X1 — protein MVSYVSLLLYGVGGIVVAGMAILVAFQEKLVYVPVLPGLTKAYPITPARLRLLYEDVWLRSSDGVRLHAWFIKLFPDCKGPTIIFFQENAGNIAHRLEMVRIMLQRLQCNVFMLSYRGYGASDGYPSQHGITKDAQAALDHLVQRTDIDTSRIVVFGRSLGGAVGTVLTKNNPDKVAGLILENTFTSILDMAGVLLPFLKWVIGGSGSKGFKLLNFVVRSPWNTIDVIGEIRQPILFLSGLQDEMVPPFHMQMLYAKAAARNRQCLFVEFPSGMHMDTWLAGGDHYWRTIQKYLEETVPVKKDDESKKDSELSSKQKVSSDFVAS, from the exons ATGGTGTCGTACGTGAGCTTGTTGCTGTACGGAGTGGGAGGAATAGTGGTGGCGGGGATGGCAATACTGGTCGCCTTTCAGGAAAAACTTGTATATGTTCCGGTCTTACCTGGACTCACTAAGGCATATCCAATTACTCCCGCTCGACTTCGACTCCTTTACGAAGATGTTTGGCTCAGATCTTCAGACGGTGTTCGTCTTCATGCTTGGTTCATCAAACTCTTCCCTGACTGCAAAG GTCCAACTATCATCTTTTTTCAAGAGAATGCAGGAA ATATTGCACACCGTCTTGAAATGGTTCGCATAATGTTACAACGTTTGCAATGCAATGTTTTTATGCTTTCCTATCGAGG TTACGGAGCCAGTGATGGATACCCTTCTCAGCATGGGATCACAAAGGATGCTCAG GCTGCACTGGATCATTTAGTTCAGAGGACCGATATTGACACATCAAGAATAGTAGTCTTTGGAAGGTCACTTGGAGGAGCTGTTGGTACTGTTCTTACCAAAAACAATCCTGACAAG GTTGCTGGGCTCATTTTGGAGAATACTTTCACCTCTATCCTGGATATGGCAGGAGTTCTCTTGCCATTCTTGAAGTGGGTCATTGGTGGCAGTGGCTCAAAGGGTTTCAAACTTCTTAACTTTGTTGTTCGATCTCCATGGAACACCATTGATGTCATTGGTGAG ATCAGGCAACCAATCCTCTTCCTATCTGGATTACAAGATGAGATGGTTCCACCATTCCACATGCAGATGTTGTATGCAAAGGCAGCTGCACGCAACAGGCAATGCTTATTTGTGGAATTTCCTAGTGGGATGCACATGGATACCTGGTTGGCAGGTGGTGATCATTATTGGAGGACAATTCAGAAATATTTGGAAGAAACTGTCCCAGTGAAGAAggatgatgaatcaaagaaggATTCGGAACTGTCCTCTAAGCAAAAGG TATCTTCAGATTTTGTTGCAAGCTGA
- the LOC125876191 gene encoding alpha/beta hydrolase domain-containing protein WAV2 isoform X2: MVSYVSLLLYGVGGIVVAGMAILVAFQEKLVYVPVLPGLTKAYPITPARLRLLYEDVWLRSSDGVRLHAWFIKLFPDCKGPTIIFFQENAGNIAHRLEMVRIMLQRLQCNVFMLSYRGYGASDGYPSQHGITKDAQAALDHLVQRTDIDTSRIVVFGRSLGGAVGTVLTKNNPDKVAGLILENTFTSILDMAGVLLPFLKWVIGGSGSKGFKLLNFVVRSPWNTIDVIGEIRQPILFLSGLQDEMVPPFHMQMLYAKAAARNRQCLFVEFPSGMHMDTWLAGGDHYWRTIQKYLEETVPVKKDDESKKDSELSSKQKVMKSSL, translated from the exons ATGGTGTCGTACGTGAGCTTGTTGCTGTACGGAGTGGGAGGAATAGTGGTGGCGGGGATGGCAATACTGGTCGCCTTTCAGGAAAAACTTGTATATGTTCCGGTCTTACCTGGACTCACTAAGGCATATCCAATTACTCCCGCTCGACTTCGACTCCTTTACGAAGATGTTTGGCTCAGATCTTCAGACGGTGTTCGTCTTCATGCTTGGTTCATCAAACTCTTCCCTGACTGCAAAG GTCCAACTATCATCTTTTTTCAAGAGAATGCAGGAA ATATTGCACACCGTCTTGAAATGGTTCGCATAATGTTACAACGTTTGCAATGCAATGTTTTTATGCTTTCCTATCGAGG TTACGGAGCCAGTGATGGATACCCTTCTCAGCATGGGATCACAAAGGATGCTCAG GCTGCACTGGATCATTTAGTTCAGAGGACCGATATTGACACATCAAGAATAGTAGTCTTTGGAAGGTCACTTGGAGGAGCTGTTGGTACTGTTCTTACCAAAAACAATCCTGACAAG GTTGCTGGGCTCATTTTGGAGAATACTTTCACCTCTATCCTGGATATGGCAGGAGTTCTCTTGCCATTCTTGAAGTGGGTCATTGGTGGCAGTGGCTCAAAGGGTTTCAAACTTCTTAACTTTGTTGTTCGATCTCCATGGAACACCATTGATGTCATTGGTGAG ATCAGGCAACCAATCCTCTTCCTATCTGGATTACAAGATGAGATGGTTCCACCATTCCACATGCAGATGTTGTATGCAAAGGCAGCTGCACGCAACAGGCAATGCTTATTTGTGGAATTTCCTAGTGGGATGCACATGGATACCTGGTTGGCAGGTGGTGATCATTATTGGAGGACAATTCAGAAATATTTGGAAGAAACTGTCCCAGTGAAGAAggatgatgaatcaaagaaggATTCGGAACTGTCCTCTAAGCAAAAGG TGATGAAGAGCAGTTTGTGA